The following are from one region of the Chanos chanos chromosome 10, fChaCha1.1, whole genome shotgun sequence genome:
- the LOC115822474 gene encoding tripartite motif-containing protein 35-like — MASKALMSEEDFSCPVCCDIFRDPVVLSCSHSVCKVCLQQFWEKQDSKTCPVCRRRSSKDNPPLNLALKNLCESFLQERSQGTSAESEELCSQHREKLKLFCVNDKQLVCLVCRDSNKHTNHKFKPVDEAALDRKEELKTALKPLQEKLKIFEKVKQTCDQTAEHIKSQAKHTERQIKEEFEKLHQFLRDEEAARIAAVREEEEQKSQMMKEKIEEMSRDISRLSDSIRDIEEEMKAEDISFLKNFEDTKKRAQCTVQDPHMLSGALIHVAKHLGNLKFRVWEKMQEIVEYTPVILDPNTAQPQLILSEDLTSVRYSVRQQLPDNPERFDSGVFVLGSEGFNSGTHCWDVDVENSTLWCLGVIPESVHRKGVGAWGEIWTVSYYNEKYQSQSPGPSGTHLTFNKKLQRIRVQLDWDTGKLSFSDPLTNTHIHTFTHTFTQRMFPLFFNGYNLPPLRILPVQCSVRVEQHS; from the exons ATGGCTTCTAAAGCGTTGATGTCTGAAGAGGATTTCTCCTGTCCcgtgtgctgtgacatcttcagggatcctgttgtcctgtcatgtagtcacagtgtgtgtaaagtttgtctgcagcagttctgggaAAAACAAGATTCAAAGACCTGTCCAGTTTGCAGGAGAAGATCCTCAAAAGATAACCCTCCTCTAAACTTGGCTCTAAAGAATCTGTGTGAGtctttcttacaggagagaagtcaggGAACTTCAGCAGAGTCTGAGGAATTGTGcagtcaacacagagagaaactcaaactcttctgtgtgaatgataaacagcttgtgtgtttggtgtgtcgggactcaaataaacacacaaaccacaaattcaAACCAGTAGATGAAGCTGCACTTGACAGAAAG GAGGAACTGAAGACAGCACTGAAacccttacaggagaaactgaagatctttgaaaaagtcaaacaaacttgtgatcaaacagcagagcacattaag agtcaggccaaacacacagagagacagattaaggaggagtttgagaaacttcaccagtttttacgagatgaagaggcagccaggatagctgcagtgagggaggaagaggagcagaagagtcagatgatgaaggagaagattgaggagatgagtagagacATATCACGTCTTTCAGACTCAATCAGAGACATagaagaggagatgaaagcTGAAGACATCTCATTCCTGAAG aactttgaggacacaaagaaaag agcccagtgcacagtGCAGGATCCACacatgctttcaggagcactgatccatgtggcaaagcacctgggcaacctgaagttcagagtgtgggagaagatgcaggagattgttGAGTACA ctcctgtcattctggaccccaacactgcacaaccacaactcatcctgtctgaggatctgaccagtgtgagatacagtGTTAGACAGCAGCTTCCTGATaacccagagagatttgattcaGGTGTATTTGTCCTGGGCTCTGAgggttttaactcagggacacactgctgggatgttgatgttgagaATAGTACATTATGGTGTTTGGGTGTAATCCCAGAGTCAGTCCACAGGAAGGGAGTAGGAGCTTGGGGTGAAATATGGACTGTGAGTTATTATAATGAGAAATATCAGTCACAGTCCCCAGGACCGTCAGGCACTCACCTCACATTCAATaagaaactccagaggatcagagtccAGCTGGACTGGGACACAGGAAAGCTGTCATTCTCTGACCCtctaaccaacacacacatacacactttcacacacacttttactcagagaatgtttccattgTTCTTTAATGGTTATAATCTTCctcctctgaggatcttaccagtgcagtgtagtgtgagAGTGGAACAGCACAGTTAG